The segment CGGGGCACCCAGAGGCGAGCGCCGGGCTGAATCCAGTGCGGGTTCCCGATGCGCGAGCGGTTGGAGCGGTAGATCGCCTTCCACCTGTCGCCGCGACCGTACTCACGCTCGGCCAGGCGCCACAGCGAATCCCCATGGCGCACGGTCACCCAGCCCGCCGAGGGGCGCTCGGAAAGGACCGGGATCTGCAGCACCATGCCGGGCCGAAGCAGCTCAGCTCGCTTGAGCGGCGGCTGATTGATTTCGAACAGCACCCCCCAGCGGGTCGCGTCTCCCATCTGGTGCTTGGCGATCAGCCACAGCGAGTCGCCGCGGCGCACCACGTAGGTCCTGCGCGCTGCGGGCTTGACCGCGGGCCTGGCTGCGGGCGCGGGCGACACCACCGGTGCGGGCGTCTCGTCGATGGTGGGCACAGGGTGAGGCGTCACCGTCGGCCTCGAGACGGGCTTGGGCATCTCCGTCGGCTTCATGACGACCTTGGGGGTCGCCGTCGGCTTCAGGACGACCTTGGGGGCCGCCGTCGGCTTCAGGACGACCTTGGGGGCCGCCGTCGCCTTGGGGACGGGCCTGGGGGTCGTCGTCGCCTGCGCGATCGGTGCCTGGCCCGGGGTCGGCAGCATGGCGATCAGGTTGCTGTCGCGCAGCTGGGTCCGCACGATCGAGAACGAGCGGTAGCCAGGTTTCTCGATGACGAAGCGATCGGTCGCCCCGGACGGCACCATCAGCATGAGGCGGCCATCGGCCCCCGTCACGCCAACCAACTCGCCGCGCTCGCCCACGACCCGGGCGCCGGCGAGCGGCTTGCCGGTGCGGGCGTCGATGACGCTCAGGCCGACCCGCAACTGGGCTTCGGCCCATGCGGGCAGGGTGGAGAGCGGCGCTGCCGAGATCATCCCCGCCAGCGCGGCGGCCTTCCAGGTGCTCGTGACGCGGCGCGCAGGCGCCTCGCGCACAGGCGTCTCCCAGAGCCCGAAGGAGCGCAACGCCTCGGCGTAGCGCCTGGGTAGCGCCTCGCGCTTCCAGAGGGGACTGTGCGGCGCCACCAACTGCTTGAGGATCAGGACCTCGAAGGCGATGTCGTCTGCAGCGGGGCTGGTGCGGGAAGAAACTGACATCCGGACCTCGAAACGCAAGAAACGGGCGACATGACAAACGTACACGACCGCCCAAGCGCGGCGCAAGAGATCGCGCGCACAACGGGCGCGCCGAATTCGGCGCGCCCGCTGGAAGCGATCGGGATTAAAGCAGGCTGCCGTAAGTGTGCAGACCCTGGGCCAGGTAGTTGACCCCCAGGTAAGTGACCAGCACCGACACGAAGCCGACCACCGACATCCAGGCGGCCCGATGATCGCGCCAGTCGCGGGTCAAGCGGGCGTGCAGGTAGCCGGCGTAGACCAGCCACGTGATGAGGGCCCAGGTCTCCTTGGGGTCCCAGCTCCAGTAGGTGCCCCAG is part of the Pantanalinema sp. genome and harbors:
- a CDS encoding LysM peptidoglycan-binding domain-containing protein, translating into MSVSSRTSPAADDIAFEVLILKQLVAPHSPLWKREALPRRYAEALRSFGLWETPVREAPARRVTSTWKAAALAGMISAAPLSTLPAWAEAQLRVGLSVIDARTGKPLAGARVVGERGELVGVTGADGRLMLMVPSGATDRFVIEKPGYRSFSIVRTQLRDSNLIAMLPTPGQAPIAQATTTPRPVPKATAAPKVVLKPTAAPKVVLKPTATPKVVMKPTEMPKPVSRPTVTPHPVPTIDETPAPVVSPAPAARPAVKPAARRTYVVRRGDSLWLIAKHQMGDATRWGVLFEINQPPLKRAELLRPGMVLQIPVLSERPSAGWVTVRHGDSLWRLAEREYGRGDRWKAIYRSNRSRIGNPHWIQPGARLWVPR